The Chlorocebus sabaeus isolate Y175 chromosome 16, mChlSab1.0.hap1, whole genome shotgun sequence genome window below encodes:
- the ZNF232 gene encoding zinc finger protein 232 isoform X3: MMMEPKEEEQSCEYETRLPGNHSTSQEIFRQRFRHLRYQETPGPREALSQLRVLCCEWLRPEKHTKEQILEFLVLEQFLTILPEELQSWVRGHHPKSGEEAVTVLEDLEKGLEPEPQVPGPAHGPAQEEPWEKKESLGAAQEALSIRLQTKETQPFPKSEQVYLHFLSVVTEDGPEPKDKGSLPQPPITEAESQVFSEKLATDTSTFEATSEGTLQLQQRNPKAETLRWSPAQGKSFRQMVVTHKEIPTGKKDHECSECGKTFIYNSHLVVHQRVHSGEKPYKCSDCGKTFKQSSNLGQHQRIHTGEKPFECNECGKAFRWGAHLVQHQRIHSGEKPYECNECGKAFSQSSYLSQHRRVHSGERPFICKECGKAYGWCSELIRHRRVHARKEPSH, encoded by the exons ATGATGATGGAACCAAAGGAAGAGGAACAGTCTTGTGAGTATGAGACCAGGCTACCTGGGAACCACTCTACCAGTCAAGAGATCTTCCGCCAACGCTTCAGGCATCTCCGCTACCAGGAGACTCCTGGTCCCCGGGAGGCCTTGAGCCAGCTACGGGTACTCTGCTGTGAGTGGCTAAGGCCAGAGAAACACACGAAGGAGCAGATCCTGGAGTTCCTGGTGCTGGAACAATTCTTGACCATCCTGCCTGAGGAGCTCCAGTCGTGGGTGCGGGGACATCACCCTAAGAGTGGAGAGGAGGCTGTGACTGTGCTGGAGGATTTAGAGAAAGGACTTGAACCAGAACCGCAG GTCCCAGGCCCTGCACATGGACCTGCACAGGAAGAGCCATGGGAGAAGAAGGAATCTCTGGGAGCAGCCCAGGAAGCACTGAGCATCCGGCTCCAGACTAAGGAGACCCAGCCTTTCCCAAAGAGTG AACAggtgtatttacattttttgtcAGTTGTTACAGAAGATGGCCCAGAGCCCAAGGACAAAGGATCATTGCCACAACCACCCATTACTGAAGCGGAATCACAGGTGTTCTCAGAAAAACTTGCTACTGACACCTCTACATTTGAAGCTACCTCTGAGGGTACCTTACAACTGCAGCAGAGAAATCCCAAAGCGGAGACACTGAGGTGGTCCCCCGCCCAGGGGAAAAGTTTCAGGCAGATGGTTGTCACCCATAAGGAAATTCCCACAGGGAAGAAAGACCATGAATGTAGTGAATGTGGTAAAACCTTCATTTATAACTCACATCTTGTTGTCCACCAGAGAGTTCattctggagagaaaccctataagtGTAGTGACTGTGGGAAAACTTTCAAACAGAGCTCAAACCTCGGTcagcatcagagaattcatacaggagagaaacccttCGAATGTAAcgaatgtgggaaggccttcagGTGGGGTGCTCATCTTGTTCAGCATCAGAGGATTCACTCAGGAGAGAAGCCCTATGAGTGTAATGAGTGTGGGAAGGCCTTTAGTCAAAGCTCCTATCTCAGTCAGCATCGGAGAGTTCACAGTGGAGAGAGACCTTTTAtatgtaaagaatgtgggaaagcttATGGATGGTGCTCAGAACTCATTAGACATCGGAGAGTTCATGCCAGAAAAGAGCCTTCCCATTGA
- the ZNF232 gene encoding zinc finger protein 232 isoform X2, with protein MEPPGPVRGPLQYSSWYEPSAELVQTRTAVSLTAAETLALQCTRGQEKIMMMEPKEEEQSCEYETRLPGNHSTSQEIFRQRFRHLRYQETPGPREALSQLRVLCCEWLRPEKHTKEQILEFLVLEQFLTILPEELQSWVRGHHPKSGEEAVTVLEDLEKGLEPEPQVPGPAHGPAQEEPWEKKESLGAAQEALSIRLQTKETQPFPKSEDGPEPKDKGSLPQPPITEAESQVFSEKLATDTSTFEATSEGTLQLQQRNPKAETLRWSPAQGKSFRQMVVTHKEIPTGKKDHECSECGKTFIYNSHLVVHQRVHSGEKPYKCSDCGKTFKQSSNLGQHQRIHTGEKPFECNECGKAFRWGAHLVQHQRIHSGEKPYECNECGKAFSQSSYLSQHRRVHSGERPFICKECGKAYGWCSELIRHRRVHARKEPSH; from the exons GGGGCCCTTGCAATATTCCAGCTGGTATGAGCCTTCTGCAGAGCTAGTTCAGACTAGAACGGCTGTATCACTAACAGCAGCTGAAACTCTGGCCCTTCAGTGTACACGGGGACAAGAGAAGATTATGATGATGGAACCAAAGGAAGAGGAACAGTCTTGTGAGTATGAGACCAGGCTACCTGGGAACCACTCTACCAGTCAAGAGATCTTCCGCCAACGCTTCAGGCATCTCCGCTACCAGGAGACTCCTGGTCCCCGGGAGGCCTTGAGCCAGCTACGGGTACTCTGCTGTGAGTGGCTAAGGCCAGAGAAACACACGAAGGAGCAGATCCTGGAGTTCCTGGTGCTGGAACAATTCTTGACCATCCTGCCTGAGGAGCTCCAGTCGTGGGTGCGGGGACATCACCCTAAGAGTGGAGAGGAGGCTGTGACTGTGCTGGAGGATTTAGAGAAAGGACTTGAACCAGAACCGCAG GTCCCAGGCCCTGCACATGGACCTGCACAGGAAGAGCCATGGGAGAAGAAGGAATCTCTGGGAGCAGCCCAGGAAGCACTGAGCATCCGGCTCCAGACTAAGGAGACCCAGCCTTTCCCAAAGAGTG AAGATGGCCCAGAGCCCAAGGACAAAGGATCATTGCCACAACCACCCATTACTGAAGCGGAATCACAGGTGTTCTCAGAAAAACTTGCTACTGACACCTCTACATTTGAAGCTACCTCTGAGGGTACCTTACAACTGCAGCAGAGAAATCCCAAAGCGGAGACACTGAGGTGGTCCCCCGCCCAGGGGAAAAGTTTCAGGCAGATGGTTGTCACCCATAAGGAAATTCCCACAGGGAAGAAAGACCATGAATGTAGTGAATGTGGTAAAACCTTCATTTATAACTCACATCTTGTTGTCCACCAGAGAGTTCattctggagagaaaccctataagtGTAGTGACTGTGGGAAAACTTTCAAACAGAGCTCAAACCTCGGTcagcatcagagaattcatacaggagagaaacccttCGAATGTAAcgaatgtgggaaggccttcagGTGGGGTGCTCATCTTGTTCAGCATCAGAGGATTCACTCAGGAGAGAAGCCCTATGAGTGTAATGAGTGTGGGAAGGCCTTTAGTCAAAGCTCCTATCTCAGTCAGCATCGGAGAGTTCACAGTGGAGAGAGACCTTTTAtatgtaaagaatgtgggaaagcttATGGATGGTGCTCAGAACTCATTAGACATCGGAGAGTTCATGCCAGAAAAGAGCCTTCCCATTGA
- the ZNF232 gene encoding zinc finger protein 232 isoform X1: MEPPGPVRGPLQYSSWYEPSAELVQTRTAVSLTAAETLALQCTRGQEKIMMMEPKEEEQSCEYETRLPGNHSTSQEIFRQRFRHLRYQETPGPREALSQLRVLCCEWLRPEKHTKEQILEFLVLEQFLTILPEELQSWVRGHHPKSGEEAVTVLEDLEKGLEPEPQVPGPAHGPAQEEPWEKKESLGAAQEALSIRLQTKETQPFPKSEQVYLHFLSVVTEDGPEPKDKGSLPQPPITEAESQVFSEKLATDTSTFEATSEGTLQLQQRNPKAETLRWSPAQGKSFRQMVVTHKEIPTGKKDHECSECGKTFIYNSHLVVHQRVHSGEKPYKCSDCGKTFKQSSNLGQHQRIHTGEKPFECNECGKAFRWGAHLVQHQRIHSGEKPYECNECGKAFSQSSYLSQHRRVHSGERPFICKECGKAYGWCSELIRHRRVHARKEPSH; encoded by the exons GGGGCCCTTGCAATATTCCAGCTGGTATGAGCCTTCTGCAGAGCTAGTTCAGACTAGAACGGCTGTATCACTAACAGCAGCTGAAACTCTGGCCCTTCAGTGTACACGGGGACAAGAGAAGATTATGATGATGGAACCAAAGGAAGAGGAACAGTCTTGTGAGTATGAGACCAGGCTACCTGGGAACCACTCTACCAGTCAAGAGATCTTCCGCCAACGCTTCAGGCATCTCCGCTACCAGGAGACTCCTGGTCCCCGGGAGGCCTTGAGCCAGCTACGGGTACTCTGCTGTGAGTGGCTAAGGCCAGAGAAACACACGAAGGAGCAGATCCTGGAGTTCCTGGTGCTGGAACAATTCTTGACCATCCTGCCTGAGGAGCTCCAGTCGTGGGTGCGGGGACATCACCCTAAGAGTGGAGAGGAGGCTGTGACTGTGCTGGAGGATTTAGAGAAAGGACTTGAACCAGAACCGCAG GTCCCAGGCCCTGCACATGGACCTGCACAGGAAGAGCCATGGGAGAAGAAGGAATCTCTGGGAGCAGCCCAGGAAGCACTGAGCATCCGGCTCCAGACTAAGGAGACCCAGCCTTTCCCAAAGAGTG AACAggtgtatttacattttttgtcAGTTGTTACAGAAGATGGCCCAGAGCCCAAGGACAAAGGATCATTGCCACAACCACCCATTACTGAAGCGGAATCACAGGTGTTCTCAGAAAAACTTGCTACTGACACCTCTACATTTGAAGCTACCTCTGAGGGTACCTTACAACTGCAGCAGAGAAATCCCAAAGCGGAGACACTGAGGTGGTCCCCCGCCCAGGGGAAAAGTTTCAGGCAGATGGTTGTCACCCATAAGGAAATTCCCACAGGGAAGAAAGACCATGAATGTAGTGAATGTGGTAAAACCTTCATTTATAACTCACATCTTGTTGTCCACCAGAGAGTTCattctggagagaaaccctataagtGTAGTGACTGTGGGAAAACTTTCAAACAGAGCTCAAACCTCGGTcagcatcagagaattcatacaggagagaaacccttCGAATGTAAcgaatgtgggaaggccttcagGTGGGGTGCTCATCTTGTTCAGCATCAGAGGATTCACTCAGGAGAGAAGCCCTATGAGTGTAATGAGTGTGGGAAGGCCTTTAGTCAAAGCTCCTATCTCAGTCAGCATCGGAGAGTTCACAGTGGAGAGAGACCTTTTAtatgtaaagaatgtgggaaagcttATGGATGGTGCTCAGAACTCATTAGACATCGGAGAGTTCATGCCAGAAAAGAGCCTTCCCATTGA
- the ZFP3 gene encoding zinc finger protein 3 homolog: protein MGTENKEVIPKEEISEESEPHGSILEKFPKVVYQGDEFGAGCEEDRLEGHSREESMEEVIEQMSPQERDFPSGLMIFKKSPSSEKDQEKNESERGCSPSANLVTHQGATTTEGESAFATSGQNFIEILESHKTQRSSVGEKPHACKECGKAFNQNSHLIQHMRVHSGEKPFECQECGKTFGTNSSLRRHLRIHAGEKPFACNECGKAFIQSSHLIHHHRIHTGERPYKCEECGKAFSQNSALILHQRIHTGEKPYECNECGKTFRVSSQLIQHQRIHTEERYHECNECGKAFKHSSGLIRHQKIHTGEKPYLCNECGKGFGQSSELIRHQRIHTGDKPYECNECGKTFGQNSEIIRHIRIHTGEKPYVCKECGKAFRGNSELLRHERIHTGEKPYECFECGKAFRRTSHLIVHQRIHTGEKPHQCNECARTFWDNSELLLHQKIHIGEKPYECSECEKTFSQHSQLIIHQRIHTGEKPYECQECQKTFSRSSHLLRHQSVHCME, encoded by the coding sequence ATGGGGACTGAGAACAAGGAGGTGATTCCCAAGGAAGAAATTTCTGAAGAATCTGAGCCACATGGGTCAATATTAGAAAAATTTCCAAAAGTGGTTTACCAAGGTGATGAGTTTGGAGCAGGATGTGAAGAAGACAGGTTGGAGGGACATTCGAGAGAGGAGTCCATGGAAGAGGTTATAGAGCAGATGTCTCCTCAGGAGAGAGACTTTCCATCAGGGTTGATGATCTTTAAGAAATCACCCTCAAGTGAGAAAGAccaggagaagaatgagagtgaGAGAGGCTGCAGTCCCAGCGCAAATCTGGTTACACATCAGGGAGCTACTACAACAGAGGGAGAGAGCGCATTTGCTACCTCTGGCCAAAACTTCATAGAGATTTTAGAATctcacaaaacacagagaagttctgTGGGAGAAAAGCCTCACGCGTGTAAagagtgtgggaaagcctttaatCAGAACTCACATCTCATCCAGCATATGAGAGTTCACAGTGGAGAAAAACCCTTTGAATGCCAAGAATGTGGAAAGACATTCGGAACTAATTCAAGCCTTCGACGGCACCTGAGAATTCATGCTGGAGAAAAACCCTTTGCTTGTAATGAATGTGGAAAGGCCTTCATTCAGAGTTCACATCTTATCCACCATCatagaattcatactggagagaggccctataaatgtgaagaatgtggtaaAGCCTTCAGTCAAAATTCAGCCCTTATTCTACACCAGAGAatccatactggagagaaaccgtatgaatgtaatgaatgtgggaagaCCTTTAGGGTTAGTTCACAGCTTATTcagcatcagagaattcatactgaaGAAAGATACCATGAATGCAACGAGTGTGGCAAAGCCTTCAAGCATAGCTCAGGCCTTATCAGACAccagaaaattcatactggagaaaaaccgtatctgtgtaatgaatgtgggaaggGCTTTGGTCAGAGTTCGGAGCTTATCCggcatcagagaattcatacagGGGacaaaccctatgaatgtaatgaatgtgggaaaacTTTCGGCCAGAACTCAGAGATTATTAGACATATTAGAATTCATACTGGTGAGAAGCCCTATgtatgtaaggaatgtgggaaggccttcagGGGAAACTCAGAACTTCTTAGACAcgagagaattcacactggagagaaaccctatgaatgctTTGAGTGTGGAAAGGCTTTCAGGCGGACCTCTCACCTGATTGTCCaccagagaattcatactggagagaaaccccaTCAGTGTAATGAGTGTGCAAGAACCTTTTGGGATAATTCTGAGCTGCTTCTCCACCAGAAAATTCATAttggagagaaaccttatgaatgtagTGAGTGTGAGAAAACATTTAGCCAGCATTCCCAACTTATCatacatcagagaattcacactggagagaagccttatgAGTGCCAAGAATGTCAAAAGACTTTTAGTCGGAGCTCTCACCTCCTCCGACATCAAAGTGTTCACTGTATGGAGTAA